One Pirellulales bacterium DNA window includes the following coding sequences:
- a CDS encoding TrmH family RNA methyltransferase yields the protein MSFTQERHKPPSPLDRPRELIIACAPLRSNVNLSHIIRLAGCAGLPRVIGCGHAKLIEKIARDGADTVQLEIRRTLPPVLKQLKSDGFQLVGLEQTTGAESLTDFQFQRRTALVVGNERAGLSEEELAAVDRAVEIPVYGLPYAYNVHTAVAMAVYEYCRQFPRG from the coding sequence ATGTCCTTCACCCAAGAGCGCCACAAGCCGCCGTCGCCGCTGGATCGCCCGCGAGAATTGATCATCGCCTGTGCTCCGCTGCGCAGCAACGTGAATTTGTCGCACATCATTCGCCTGGCCGGTTGTGCTGGCCTGCCGCGAGTAATTGGCTGTGGCCACGCCAAGCTGATCGAAAAAATCGCCCGCGATGGGGCCGACACCGTGCAATTGGAAATCCGCCGCACGTTGCCGCCGGTGCTGAAGCAACTGAAAAGCGACGGCTTTCAATTGGTCGGCCTGGAGCAAACCACGGGCGCGGAAAGCCTGACCGATTTTCAATTCCAGCGCCGCACGGCTTTGGTCGTGGGGAATGAACGTGCCGGGTTGAGCGAGGAAGAATTGGCCGCCGTCGATCGGGCAGTGGAAATTCCCGTGTACGGATTGCCCTACGCTTACAACGTCCACACGGCCGTGGCGATGGCGGTGTACGAATACTGCCGCCAATTCCCGCGCGGTTAG